A genomic segment from Juglans regia cultivar Chandler chromosome 14, Walnut 2.0, whole genome shotgun sequence encodes:
- the LOC118344440 gene encoding uncharacterized protein LOC118344440 produces the protein MNSSKWIVKEGNISFWYDNWDNEGPLYAQFPVIEQPLIKINECRIENGWDISLLNRLVGHQKANDLYEFFARQKEGEDVLVWLKDNEGNFTTKSAWDCIRVRAPPLPWAQWIWHTNLPKKISIMMWKATNNCLSVDKNISMVGVSMASKCNCCQKGHTEDLNHVLCTGDFARHIWRLAATHLGVHMAPFYTWKDQTNFWFRRAGKSSQVRTIFGLLPSIISWKLWERRCKARYEDKAHSKESVWHAIKIWLRRIMDQIMKVPIILQNSAAYWKVFADVTRLDFIVFK, from the exons ATGAATAGCTCCAAATGGATTGTGAAGGAAGGTAATATCTCCTTTTGGTATGACAATTGGGACAACGAAGGCCCTCTCTATGCTCAATTTCCTGTGATTGAACAACCTTTGATTAAGATAAATGAGTGCCGTATTGAGAATGGGTGGGATATTTCTCTTCTGAACAGATTAGTGGGCCATCAGAAAGCCAATGATCTGTATGAGTTTTTTGCTAGACAGAAGGAGGGTGAAGATGTGCTTGTTTGGTTGAAGGATAATGAAGGCAATTTTACTACTAAGAGTGCCTGGGACTGTATAAGGGTTCGGGCGCCCCCTTTACCCTGGGCTCAGTGGATATGGCATACTAATCTTCCCAAGAAGATTTCTATCATGATGTGGAAGGCTACTAATAACTGCCTCAGTGTTGACAAGAATATTAGTATGGTGGGTGTTTCAATGGcctctaaatgtaattgctgtCAAAAGGGTCATACTGAGGACCTGAACCATGTGCTCTGCACGGGAGATTTCGCTAGACACATTTGGCGTCTAGCGGCCACTCATCTAGGGGTTCATATGGCCCCTTTCTACACTTGGAAGGATCAAACTAATTTTTGGTTTCGTCGTGCGGGTAAGTCTTCACAGGTTAGAACCATATTTGGCCTTCTGCCCTCCATTATTTCCTGGAAACTTTGGGAGAGGCGCTGTAAAGCCCGATATGAAGATAAGGCTCACTCAAAAGAGTCGGTTTGGCACGCTATTAAAATTTGGCTCCGGCGCATCATGGACCAGATCATGAAA GTACCAATAATTTTGCAGAACTCAGCAGCTTATTGGAAGGTGTTCGCAGATGTCACGCGCTTGGATTTTATCGTGTTCAAATAG